atgaagttgctttcaaatattaggaattcatgtttatacagctgacaattagtgtagaaagactgtaagtgagggctatactgtttatgtttacaattgaggcctaatttctctggccttttttgttggaatcagttaaaatcctgacgattccagtgcatacttgtgggaaaactctctaattgtggtaaaactcttaatatacgcaattatagtttccagaaatgattaaaaacttgtaagaaacacttgaaataaaaggaaatagattctttctacatttcctgccgttttcaatcactgagattaccagtggaaagctgggacatgaccagaaaactgatgatattgacaactttGGCTAcgttagggcgggttttcacttgaaatttctttcaaatattaggaattcatgtctatacagctcaaaatttgtgtagaaagactgtaagtgaggactatactctttatgtttacaattgaggccgaatttctctggagttttttgtgggaattagtaaaaatctgacgattccagtacatccttgtgaaaaactctctaattgtggtaaaactcttaaatacgcaattatagtttccagaaatgactaaaaacgtgtaagaaacacttgacataaaagtaaatacattcttactacatttccagccgttttcaatcagggagattaccagtggaaagctgggacatgaccagaaaactgatgatattgacaacgccggctactttagggcgggttttcacttgaaatttctttcaaatattaggaattcatgtctatacagctcaaaatttgtgtagaaagactgtaagtgaggactatactctttatgtttacaattgaagccgaatttctctggagttttttgtgggaattagtaaaaatctgacgattccagtacatccttgtgaaaaactctctaattgtggtataactcttaaatacgccattatagtttccagaaatgattaaaaactttcaaaaaacacccaaaataaaagtaaatagatgctgtcagggccagcctgacagggttgagcagggctgaggcagggaggtgggaattgagaaaagaaagaaagacaggaaagcggggtcgggaggaccccagttctcttgatgaactggagcgagtttattagctatacaatcctatttatacacaacacactgaatcggaggtctgtcaagaggaatgtattctttgttcctcttaatctctaagggagagatacagcagaaggacaagttctcagtacagcatatctcagtaaaataTTTACAGACTTCTTGTCAAGCTATGAaaagctgttctcattctacaaatgttactcccattctactgataatcaccatccaaacaagtctgggaaaactgtgtgggtaagggtcccagccttgctagcccctacaggtgcaaggaccttgccagcttacatctggcccccaacagatcccccttctttgttttttaggcgaAGTTTATGTAGTTCTATTTGTAGGGATCAGATGCTGGATCCGATGGTTCGGAAGCAGACTGGAAGTAAACAGAGAATAATGAGAGCAAGGATAACAACAGTTAATAGAGACCAAATAAAAGACTGTAATCCATGAAAGGACATAAGGCtttgaatttcattaaaaatattctgtgctACTTCGCTAGGAGGCAATAGAGCAGAACCTGCATCACTAATAGCTTGAATCTCTCCATGTAATCTACTGATATCTAAAGTAAAGTTAGTCTGATCCCAAACTCCTAGCAGGTGGTTGCGAACTCGATCCCAATGCCACATAGTACCATTATATATCTTGGGGGTGACACAAATCCAATCAAACTCAGCATGACACTGAAGGGTAGAACGTACTTTTAAGCTGTGCATTTGATTTCCTATAAGGAGCACAGCTTCTTCTAGTGCATTGAGCCTTTGTtctattttcttatctatgaGCTCTTGAGCTCCTAAGGCATCCAAAACATTCTTCGCCAAGCTATCTACAAAATGAGCTGTGTGTATTTCTTGGGTTAAAGCTATGGCCGCAGTAGTGGCAGTAGCAATGAGGGAGACTAGAGCCACGAGGCCAGCAATAAGCATTCCGATGAACCTCTTAGGGCGGCTTAGCAATTCATTTAGTTCCCTTAATACTTGGGAACCTGTATCCCTGTACCAAGGTCCAGAAATATTAACCGGGAGCATGACAAAGGAAGGCTGATGTAATACAACCACTTCATAATCAAAGTTGTATCTAGACACACAGTTAGACAAGTTGCAATGAGTACAAGAAATTGTATACAAGTTGTCCTTAAGTACAATATCTATAATTCCAATAAGGAGACGGTAAGGAGGAGGTACACAAGCAGTAAGACCTGTGATCACTGTAAGGTTATCATGATGCAAAGAAATGCTACCTAAAGCGGCCATAAgcttaaatatttctaattgtATTCCTCCCCGCTTGGTGGTGAGTATCTCTTCTACCCAGCCTCCAGGGGTCTCTCTAGCCTTAAAACTACTTCTGCTAGATAGCGGGTTGGGATAGGACCAATCAAGTAACTGAAAGGAATTGTTAATGGGAGTATGTACCACAGCCAACTCATGACGGCAATGCCGCCAAGGTGGATACTTCAGAAATAGCCTATATTCATTATACACACATGGAGGCAATTTGGGCGGGACACCCTGAGAGACAGTATGGGTGATGTCAGGCAAGCCATATATAGTAAGGAACCATTCTCGTCCGATCCACCCCTCATACTCTTCAGGATCTCCACCTCTGCTAATGCCATGGGTATATCTTGGTGAAGGTTCTACAGTAAGACAGTTATTCCAATATTTAATGGCTGTAAAACATATGGGGACCCTGGTTGACCTTCCTTCATATCTATAATCTCCTACCCATTGAGGGGTAAGAAAATCTGCACTTGATTGGCCCATGATATCTGTATCATTAACAAAAACAGGAATGCTGGGGTCATCCCAAGTAACGGCCCTGAGAAAGGGTGGATCTGGAATGTATGCCCAGTATGGAGTCTGAGCATCACAGACCTGAACAGCCAAAATTGACAGCATGGCTAGAAACAAAGTCTTAGCAGTTCGTTGTGCTCCTTGGCAAGGGACCATGGCCTCGGCCTTCATTGTCAACTTCTTCAGCTGTTCCCAAGTTGGTGGAGATGTCCTCCGAGTCATCCGTGATCTCcttggcggcggcggcggcacggGCGCTAGTGGACCGACTCGTAGCCTCTTGAATGGTGGAGTGAGTTCTTGTTCCACTTTGTTCTTTATCTCTGGattgttttttctcttgtcttCATGGCTGGAGCATTCCTGATAATTCTcttctgttgcaggaatccacatggttttggagttgttttctgaaaatacacaaatgtattctcgaccaaatgttaataaaggaatcatatctataatttagacttgggattcttttaatttttgtccaaacgattttcctttggcttattttgacaccacgtatgtttttcatgggtgtcttgctattagcattataaatgaaaaaattaattttcaagtaaaaatattaaagcaattaaggcatttacttaacaggttattattccactatccccccttttttattttttaatattaggaggttttaggaaattttttagtgtagtcttgataacttttaattttttgtataaaaatttgactgctttaggtttatagtatgttaagcaatttgtccatgaaatgaaaattttggttaatactttttgaataattacttatattaattagtaaaatttaattaatctgaaaacttgactactattttactgttaaatttaataatttaataacaatcttagtttatactgtaaatattaatgaaaaggattattttgcatccttgagaaggccctgagcattcctggtgttaagctggatttagatatatagtagttgctgttagccaagtctctgttatctgggtaTCGATTTCGGCTGgcctaagtctctttctgttatttgggtcctgatctgagctgggcatgggaagcgcagcagccatgggggcaggagacctccctcagaaggggcgagtgttcaagcccctacacaattgggggggtgaggatctctgccccacctctgttgacccccaagttcttccctgaggccccctgcgactgtgcctgtcttaggttgcccctcccagaggggtcttacccgtcgttgactaaccagccatcctccggggccaagcagggtgatgtgaggtttagttttGTCTCCTAGGTAGCATAtgtccctgtggcctccatgcccagtaactgcctttggttcccctcacctgctggtggggccccggcattgatcatggggaacccagatttcttctcgagagagggcccagcttacgcattgggcaagagacagatccatggtaccagccaccatgaggcttcaacctcagcatgaacagtgagcttaggtaacagctgtgggcaattggaagagggacccccttggtaaaaaggtcaagagaggtcaatatagaatgctcaagtgccttcctagggggccctccacacagtggaagggataaaatcctttcatgttcttattaaattgctgccaaacaattagtttgtaagcttgtttggagtaaatgttaatatgctattataaaatattaaaaatcattaatgagcttttgttattttaaattatatattaaaattttactgctgtattttaagaaatataaaataacttgttttgccctttcttagaggcaaaaaacttaaaatatatatttattaatatttatctgataaagctttctatgtggtttcaagtatattaaattgtctttattaaaaaatcttttaagaaaagagaataaacttttgaaaacatttcagggcccatgaaatgtcctaaagtcattccttgattatatttttgaaatctaacttaaaaaactattaaatatatatgtgtatatataatttaaagattatataccttttataattattaagagatatcaattaaattaaaactgatttttgtattaaaaaatttcggttgggattatagaatttattctttttttttaattcgataaatgttgaaattttattataattatatgatttctcccaatttatgtaaccagaactttaaactcttagctgtcaagttaaatatttagtatttcttaatcagtaacatttttaagaataaactttaaaaatacaagacataatcaATGCATTAAATTCTGTCCTTAGATTTTTTTATGAGGGAAATTTAGGTTAATATTTTAGCATTctgttatttcagaatatctaatttaattAAGCAAACTCCCAAGCCTTGGGGAGccattgactgaaaacaggtaaccattaaaatgtaaattatattctttctaccaaggatgggaaactgggaagcaagcctctctttaaaagttgtcactggcaggaaatttttTGCCTACttgctctgttgggggaagggaggctagcccttcctctattagaaattgctttgggaagccagccttaaatAGAGGGCGTATCCATCTTTTACttgggctacttagatttttataattagtatatttcaataattcttgagatttaaatctaatttattattttaaggcaataTTCTTTAGTAAATTCttttaacagagacaattttactgaattttctttttggccttgaaattaactttttaatattctttattagtatttaaaaactgttctttattatggaaatgccaatcctgctgctagaatctagccagcatcttttttcctttgggttaaattttgccatctttcttaggaaataatcagtcttgggttttattttgtatatttgtaaagagattttagcTTGAAACTCTACCTAAATGTCCAAAATTGGACAATGCACGCCTTAGTTCCAAGCCAGctttctctttacacgtgtacagaaatcccagaggcatttttaaatttcagacccggtggcatttgctgtagctgtatcggaaatgcaaggaaatcatcatttcttctctatgtgggaggttttaaatctaatgatattttgtttatttcagtaggcaagggcagcacccagggcagacagaatgtcttattcctatggatccaaggtccagccTGGCACTTCCGGGGGCTGCTCAGAATAgctcttgtatctattttgctctctggCGTGGGTTGAGTGctgtgcagcctgctggccttgagacagcacagggacaggagggtaaatagacaatgcccctgttatttgccgtggctgggccggccccttttggtagtttccCAACTGGTATTGAGGaaaagaatttccctggatatctgtcttagatttacactcatttgcccaatgtttcccttttttacatttagggcatagtccaggttgtttgggacctctgccatttcctttattaacccctttattagaaggacactgttttgccatgtgtcctgttcctccacaagtgtAACACTTGTATGTTTGACTTTTCCCTGTGCTAAATTGTTGCTGAAGAATTCCTTCAATGGTGGTTCCCTTTAATGCAGCCGCAATGGCAACTCCTTGTATATATGAGGGACCAATATCTGCGCAAATGCGGATATAATCTGAGAGAGTCCCCTGTCTTTGATAGGGCTGCAGTGCAGCTTGGCAGGCAGTGTTGGCGTTTTCATATGCCAACTGTTTAACTATCAACATGCCAGCCTCTCCATCCACCGCTACTCGGCCAACAGCCTGTAATAGCCGAGAGACAAAATCCTGATACTTTTCATCTGGCCcttgaataatttttgagagctcctctgttttctgaccAGAGGTGGGTAACTTTTTCCAGGCTCTGATCCCAGCTCCATTAATCTGTCCATAAGCTTCCTGGGGGTATTGAATTTGACTATGGGTATCAGCATAGACTCCTTCACCTACCAGCATTTCATAAGAAATCTTAATCTGGGCAGCTCGATTACGAGAAGCTTGTTCCTTAGCCTTTTCATCATATTCTGATTTCCACAAGAGATAATCCCCTCCTGATAAACAAGCCTTGGCAATAGCTCTCCAATCATTCGGTGGGAGAGCCTCTGAGGCCATAGTTTCCAAGATAGTTAAAGTATAAGGGGAAGTGGGCCCATACTGAGCACaggctgtttttaactcttttaaagtttt
The sequence above is a segment of the Myotis daubentonii chromosome X, mMyoDau2.1, whole genome shotgun sequence genome. Coding sequences within it:
- the LOC132223539 gene encoding endogenous retrovirus group K member 113 Env polyprotein-like is translated as MWIPATEENYQECSSHEDKRKNNPEIKNKVEQELTPPFKRLRVGPLAPVPPPPPRRSRMTRRTSPPTWEQLKKLTMKAEAMVPCQGAQRTAKTLFLAMLSILAVQVCDAQTPYWAYIPDPPFLRAVTWDDPSIPVFVNDTDIMGQSSADFLTPQWVGDYRYEGRSTRVPICFTAIKYWNNCLTVEPSPRYTHGISRGGDPEEYEGWIGREWFLTIYGLPDITHTVSQGVPPKLPPCVYNEYRLFLKYPPWRHCRHELAVVHTPINNSFQLLDWSYPNPLSSRSSFKARETPGGWVEEILTTKRGGIQLEIFKLMAALGSISLHHDNLTVITGLTACVPPPYRLLIGIIDIVLKDNLYTISCTHCNLSNCVSRYNFDYEVVVLHQPSFVMLPVNISGPWYRDTGSQVLRELNELLSRPKRFIGMLIAGLVALVSLIATATTAAIALTQEIHTAHFVDSLAKNVLDALGAQELIDKKIEQRLNALEEAVLLIGNQMHSLKVRSTLQCHAEFDWICVTPKIYNGTMWHWDRVRNHLLGVWDQTNFTLDISRLHGEIQAISDAGSALLPPSEVAQNIFNEIQSLMSFHGLQSFIWSLLTVVILALIILCLLPVCFRTIGSSI
- the LOC132223540 gene encoding endogenous retrovirus group K member 10 Gag polyprotein-like; amino-acid sequence: MNRIKKRSRGGRSCRSPLPCAAPVSLSPLQMALQEAQKCGEELGIHAFPVMEQVNPHTGQRERAYDPLLFKTLKELKTACAQYGPTSPYTLTILETMASEALPPNDWRAIAKACLSGGDYLLWKSEYDEKAKEQASRNRAAQIKISYEMLVGEGVYADTHSQIQYPQEAYGQINGAGIRAWKKLPTSGQKTEELSKIIQGPDEKYQDFVSRLLQAVGRVAVDGEAGMLIVKQLAYENANTACQAALQPYQRQGTLSDYIRICADIGPSYIQGVAIAAALKGTTIEGILQQQFSTGKSQTYKCYTCGGTGHMAKQCPSNKGVNKGNGRGPKQPGLCPKCKKGKHWANECKSKTDIQGNSFPQYHQWLPKAWEFA